A window of Pedococcus aerophilus contains these coding sequences:
- a CDS encoding DUF3090 domain-containing protein, which yields MSLLEFDPPDRFVAGTVGPPGQRTFFLQASEGRRISSVSLEKEQVLVLATRINDLLDSYAGGSGGDHAAAEVVDNAPLDTPIEDDFRVNTLALAWDEDRRVVVIEALDRDPDEPEAGDPEVLASEPRQIRVVLTPARARAFARRAQSIVAAGRPPCPFCGGPLETEGHICPRANGYKR from the coding sequence ATGTCGCTGCTCGAGTTCGACCCGCCGGACCGGTTCGTCGCCGGGACCGTCGGACCCCCCGGCCAGCGGACCTTCTTCCTCCAGGCCAGCGAGGGGCGCCGCATCAGCAGCGTGTCCCTCGAGAAGGAGCAGGTCCTCGTCCTCGCGACGCGGATCAACGACCTGCTCGACAGCTATGCCGGTGGCAGTGGCGGCGACCACGCCGCGGCCGAGGTCGTCGACAATGCTCCGCTGGACACCCCGATCGAGGACGACTTCCGCGTCAACACCCTCGCCCTGGCGTGGGACGAGGACCGCCGGGTCGTCGTCATCGAGGCGCTCGACCGGGACCCCGACGAGCCGGAGGCAGGCGACCCGGAGGTGCTCGCCTCCGAGCCGCGCCAGATCCGCGTCGTCCTGACCCCGGCCCGGGCACGGGCGTTCGCGCGTCGGGCCCAGTCCATCGTCGCCGCCGGCCGTCCGCCCTGCCCGTTCTGCGGTGGGCCGCTGGAGACCGAGGGCCACATCTGTCCTCGCGCGAACGGCTACAAGCGCTGA
- a CDS encoding SCO1664 family protein, which yields MSREDLEVVGRLSDASNFAVLVRVGVDGPWAIYKPVQGERPLWDFPDGTLAGREVACYLISAAGGWDVVPPTVLRSGPNGLGSVQQWVGDPGEEPEHPVDLVAPKEVPQGWLPVLRGENELGQPVVVVHEDSESARSVAAFDALINNSDRKGSHLVRDGGRLRGFDHGVSLHVEPKLRTVLWGFAGDPLPEVELSRIATVCALVEDEDSALRADLDALLTINEVAALLGRGRRLLDRAAYPVPSGQWPAIPWPPL from the coding sequence CTGTCCCGGGAGGACCTCGAGGTCGTCGGTCGGCTGTCGGACGCCTCCAACTTCGCCGTCCTGGTGCGGGTGGGGGTCGACGGACCGTGGGCCATCTACAAGCCGGTCCAGGGGGAGCGGCCGCTGTGGGACTTCCCTGACGGCACGCTCGCCGGGCGCGAGGTCGCCTGCTACCTCATCAGCGCCGCAGGTGGCTGGGACGTCGTGCCCCCGACGGTGCTGCGGTCCGGGCCGAACGGCCTGGGCTCGGTGCAGCAGTGGGTGGGCGACCCGGGCGAGGAGCCGGAGCACCCCGTGGATCTCGTTGCCCCGAAAGAGGTTCCGCAGGGGTGGCTGCCCGTGCTGCGTGGTGAGAACGAGCTGGGCCAGCCGGTCGTCGTCGTCCACGAGGACTCCGAGTCGGCCCGCTCGGTCGCTGCCTTCGACGCACTGATCAACAACTCCGACCGCAAGGGCTCGCACCTCGTCCGCGACGGCGGGCGGCTGCGGGGCTTCGACCACGGGGTCAGCCTGCACGTCGAGCCCAAGCTGCGCACCGTGCTCTGGGGCTTCGCCGGCGACCCGCTCCCGGAGGTCGAGCTCTCCCGCATCGCGACCGTCTGCGCCCTTGTCGAGGACGAGGACTCCGCGCTGCGGGCCGACCTCGACGCGCTCCTGACCATCAACGAGGTCGCAGCCCTCCTGGGGAGGGGTCGACGACTGCTCGACCGCGCGGCATACCCGGTGCCGTCCGGGCAGTGGCCGGCCATCCCGTGGCCGCCGCTGTGA
- a CDS encoding MSMEG_4193 family putative phosphomutase, whose amino-acid sequence MPTLLLVRHGHSSANGEGILAGRLPGIHLTDRGREQAQRLGERFADVSVVRVVSSPLERCLETAAPLAEVVGVPVQVEDDLQECAYGAWSGRKLAELAKEPLWSTVQDEPTAARFPDHETYAAESLQEMSDRVVAAVRRIDAEVAAEHGDKAVWVALSHGDLVKALLADATGSGLGHFQRYTADPASVSAIRYGGRHTFLLAANETTPDLTRFVPAPDAPPTGDAQVGGGAG is encoded by the coding sequence CAGCGCGAACGGCGAGGGGATCCTCGCCGGACGGCTGCCCGGCATCCACCTCACCGACCGCGGCCGCGAGCAGGCGCAACGGCTCGGGGAGCGGTTCGCGGACGTGTCCGTCGTCCGTGTCGTGAGCAGTCCGCTGGAGCGCTGCCTGGAGACGGCGGCCCCGCTCGCAGAGGTCGTGGGGGTGCCGGTGCAGGTCGAGGACGACCTCCAGGAGTGCGCGTACGGCGCATGGAGCGGTCGCAAGCTCGCCGAGCTCGCCAAGGAGCCGCTGTGGTCGACGGTGCAGGACGAGCCCACCGCGGCGCGCTTCCCCGACCACGAGACGTATGCGGCCGAGAGCCTGCAGGAGATGAGCGACCGGGTGGTGGCCGCGGTGCGCCGCATCGACGCGGAGGTCGCGGCCGAGCACGGCGACAAGGCCGTCTGGGTGGCGCTGTCCCACGGGGACCTCGTCAAGGCGCTGCTCGCCGACGCCACCGGCTCGGGCCTGGGCCACTTCCAGCGCTACACCGCCGACCCGGCCTCGGTCTCCGCGATCCGGTACGGCGGCCGCCACACCTTCCTCCTCGCGGCCAACGAGACCACGCCCGACCTCACGCGCTTCGTCCCCGCCCCCGACGCCCCGCCGACGGGTGATGCGCAGGTCGGTGGGGGAGCCGGTTAG